A part of Brassica rapa cultivar Chiifu-401-42 chromosome A05, CAAS_Brap_v3.01, whole genome shotgun sequence genomic DNA contains:
- the LOC103867653 gene encoding mitogen-activated protein kinase kinase kinase 17, whose amino-acid sequence MEWTRGRILGRGSTATVCAATRHNSNEILAVKSSELHRSEFLQREAEILSSLSSPYVIGYRGSETKRELNGVVTYNLLMEYAPYGTLTDAAAKNGGGLEEAMIVKYTREMLRGLEYIHSRGVAHCDVKGSNVVVGEKGEAKIVDFGCAKRVDPEVESEPVVGTPAFMAPEVARGEKQGRESDIWAVGCTVIEMATGSPPWTEASSGESSVSVLYRVGYSGEAPELPCLLTEEAKDFLEKCFKREAKERWTATQLLNHPFLITKPNTEPVSGLVSSSPTSVIDQTFWTSGGEEEETEELQEDSRNLDRLNLWACHSERIGRLRCVGGLDGSRLDMEGGGWITVRVSCEGTMIGGSHEENILEVGGTVN is encoded by the coding sequence ATGGAATGGACTAGAGGAAGAATCCTAGGCCGTGGCTCAACAGCCACCGTCTGCGCCGCAACACGTCACAACTCAAACGAAATCCTCGCCGTCAAATCCTCCGAGCTTCACCGATCAGAGTTCTTGCAAAGAGAGGCAGAGATCCTCTCGTCGTTGAGTTCTCCCTATGTGATCGGATACAGAGGATCAGAAACCAAGAGAGAGCTAAACGGCGTCGTCACGTATAACCTTTTGATGGAGTACGCGCCGTACGGAACGTTGACCGACGCGGCGGCGAAGAACGGAGGCGGGCTCGAGGAAGCTATGATCGTGAAGTACACGCGAGAGATGCTACGAGGGTTGGAGTATATTCACTCGCGGGGTGTCGCGCATTGCGATGTGAAAGGGAGTAACGTGGTTGTTGGGGAGAAGGGTGAGGCCAAGATTGTTGATTTCGGGTGTGCGAAACGGGTCGACCCGGAAGTTGAGTCGGAGCCGGTGGTGGGAACGCCGGCGTTTATGGCTCCGGAGGTGGCGCGTGGGGAGAAACAGGGGAGGGAGAGTGATATATGGGCGGTTGGGTGTACGGTGATTGAGATGGCCACTGGGTCTCCGCCGTGGACGGAGGCGAGTTCGGGTGAGAGTTCGGTTTCAGTTCTTTATCGGGTCGGGTATTCCGGTGAGGCTCCGGAGCTTCCTTGTTTGCTTACGGAAGAAGCGAAGGACTTCTTGGAGAAGTGTTTCAAGAGAGAAGCGAAAGAGAGATGGACGGCGACGCAACTCCTAAACCATCCGTTTTTGATAACTAAACCGAACACTGAACCGGTTTCCGGTTTGGTTTCGAGCTCACCGACAAGTGTGATAGATCAAACGTTTTGGACATCGGggggtgaagaagaagaaacagaggaatTACAGGAGGATTCAAGAAATCTAGACCGTTTAAACTTGTGGGCTTGTCATTCGGAGAGGATCGGACGGTTGAGATGTGTTGGTGGGTTGGATGGGTCCAGATTGGATATGGAAGGTGGGGGCTGGATCACGGTGAGGGTGAGTTGTGAAGGAACAATGATTGGTGGGTCACATGAGGAAAATATATTGGAGGTGGGGGGGACTGTAAATTGA
- the LOC103867652 gene encoding membrane metalloprotease ARASP, chloroplastic, with translation MLLHISSPPISHRNPHFLSPLNHLPPRSKTHLSKSHLYSAFPNQTLKNRAPFGNKTPPHGDRLRLRPQALPGIDLGSFESVLEATAVLTAIIVVHESGHFLAATLQGIHVSKFAIGFGPILAKFDFKNVEYSLRAFPLGGFVGFPDNDPDSEIATDDENLLKNRPVLDRSIVVSAGIIANVIFAYVIIFVQVLSVGLPVQEAFPGVLVPEVKTFSAASRDGLLSGDVILSVDGAELSKTGPDAVSKVVDIVKRSPESDVLFRIERGNQDLVVRVRPDKNFDGMGKIGVQLSPNVRITKVRPRNVPEAFRFAGKEFMGLSSNVLDGLKQTFFNFSQTASKVAGPVAIIAVGAEVARSNTDGLYQFAALLNINLAVINLLPLPALDGGTLALILLEAVRGGRKLPVEVEQGIMSSGIMLVIFLGLFLIVKDTLSLDFIQEML, from the coding sequence ATGCTATTACACATCTCTTCTCCCCCAATCTCTCATCGAAACCCTCACTTCCTCTCCCCTCTCAACCACCTCCCTCCCCGATCCAAAACCCACCTCTCAAAATCCCACCTTTACTCTGCTTTCCCCAACCAAACCCTCAAAAACAGAGCACCCTTCGGAAACAAGACCCCCCCGCATGGAGACCGGCTCCGTCTCAGACCACAAGCTCTCCCCGGGATCGACTTAGGAAGCTTCGAGTCCGTCCTAGAAGCCACCGCCGTCCTCACCGCCATCATCGTCGTCCACGAGTCCGGCCACTTCCTCGCCGCCACCCTCCAAGGGATCCACGTGAGTAAGTTCGCTATCGGGTTCGGTCCGATTCTCGCTAAGTTCGATTTCAAGAACGTCGAGTATTCCCTTAGGGCGTTCCCTCTAGGTGGGTTCGTTGGCTTCCCCGACAACGACCCCGACAGCGAGATTGCAACCGACGACGAGAACTTGCTCAAGAACAGACCGGTTTTAGATAGATCGATTGTTGTCTCGGCTGGGATCATCGCTAATGTGATCTTTGCTTATGTTATAATCTTTGTGCAAGTGTTGTCCGTTGGTTTGCCTGTTCAAGAAGCGTTCCCTGGTGTTCTTGTCCCCGAAGTTAAGACCTTTTCTGCTGCTTCTCGTGATGGGTTGCTTTCTGGCGACGTTATCCTCTCTGTGGATGGTGCTGAGTTGTCTAAGACTGGTCCTGACGCTGTCTCTAAGGTTGTTGATATTGTTAAGAGAAGTCCCGAGAGTGATGTGTTGTTTAGAATCGAGAGAGGGAATCAAGATTTGGTTGTTCGGGTTAGGCCTGATAAGAACTTCGATGGGATGGGGAAGATCGGTGTTCAGCTCTCTCCAAACGTTAGAATCACTAAGGTGAGGCCGAGGAACGTTCCCGAAGCGTTTAGGTTCGCGGGGAAGGAGTTTATGGGGCTGTCTTCCAATGTCTTGGACGGTCTGAAGCAGACGTTCTTTAACTTCTCTCAGACAGCGAGTAAAGTGGCAGGACCCGTGGCGATCATTGCGGTGGGAGCAGAGGTCGCGAGATCGAACACCGACGGGCTTTACCAGTTCGCGGCGCTGCTGAATATCAACCTGGCCGTGATTAATCTCTTGCCGTTGCCTGCTCTCGACGGCGGGACGTTGGCGTTGATACTGTTGGAGGCGGTTAGAGGAGGGAGGAAGCTTCCTGTAGAGGTGGAGCAGGGGATCATGTCTTCAGGGATCATGCTTGTGATATTCCTTGGATTGTTTCTCATTGTCAAGGACACACTTAGCCTTGATTTCATTCAAGAAATGTTGTAG